One segment of Castanea sativa cultivar Marrone di Chiusa Pesio chromosome 3, ASM4071231v1 DNA contains the following:
- the LOC142629296 gene encoding SNF1-related protein kinase regulatory subunit gamma-1-like, producing the protein MAHEEMIKDNSKLSSYDAYFEKIQSRKKLPQSLQETLTAAFANIPVSSFPQVPGGKVIEILADTSVADALKILSECNILSAPVRNPDTENSSDWRDRYLGIIDYSAIILWVLESAELAAVALSASTATAAGVGAGAVGALGAIALGATGPVAVAGLAAAAVGAAVAGGVAVDKGMGKDGATAADKLGEDFYKVILEDEPFKSTTVRSILKSYRWAPFLPVSTECSMLSVLLLLSKYRLRNVPVIEEGKPDIKNYITQSAVVQGLESCNGRDWFDLIAMQPISELGLPFMSPAEVISIQGDELILEAFKRMRDNQIGGLPVVEGPKKKIVGNVSIKDIGYLLLKSELFSNFRKLTVMDFMQTIASQETGKVIPPITCKLDSTLASVIQSLALKSVHRIYVVAGEDDEVIGVITLRDVISCFIYEPPNHFDNHLGFAVKEILNQ; encoded by the exons ATGGCACATGAGGAAATGATCAAAGATAATTCCAAACTTTCAAGCTATGATGCTTATTTTGAGAAGATCCAGTCAAGGAAGAAATTACCACAATCGTTGCAAGAGACTTTGACAGCTGCATTTGCAAACATTCCAGTTTCATCATTCCCACAAGTTCCTGGTGGCAAAG TGATAGAAATATTAGCAGACACTTCCGTTGCTGATGCTTTGAAGATTTTATCTGAATGCAACATTTTGTCTGCTCCTGTGAGAAACCCAGATACAGAAAATTCTTCAGATTGGAGAGACAGGTACCTAGGAATCATAGATTACTCAGCTATCATTCTGTGGGTGCTGGAGAGTGCAGAACTTGCCGCTGTTGCTCTATCAGCTAGTACAGCAACAGCTGCTGGAGTTGGTGCAGGAGCAGTTGGTGCTCTTGGAGCAATAGCATTGGGTGCGACTGGGCCTGTTGCTGTTGCAGGGCTAGCAGCTGCTGCAGTTGGTGCTGCTGTGGCTGGTGGTGTGGCTGTAGATAAAGGGATGGGAAAAGATGGTGCCACAGCTGCTGATAAATTGGGCGAGGATTTTTACAAAGTTATACTGGAAGATGAACCCTTCAAATCAACCACT gTGAGGTCGATACTCAAATCCTACCGTTGGGCTCCTTTCCTCCCAGTTTCAACAGAGTGTTCTATGTTGAGTGTCTTACTGCTACTTTCAAAATATAGACTAAGGAATGTACCTGTAATTGAAGAAGGCAAGCCTGACATTAAGAACTACATTACTCAATCTGCCGTTGTTCAGGGTCTTGAGAGTTGTAATGGAAGGGACTGGTTTGACCTCATTGCTATGCAGCCTATTTCTGAATTAGGGCTTCCTTTCATGTCCCCTGCTGAG GTTATTAGCATCCAGGGCGATGAGTTGATTCTGGAGGCTTTCAAGCGAATGAGAGATAACCAAATTGGTGGTCTTCCAGTTGTAGAGGGACCaaagaagaagattgttggGAACGTTAGCATAAAGGACATCGGATACTTGCTACTGAAATCTGAGCTTTTCTCCAATTTTAG GAAGCTGACTGTGATGGATTTCATGCAAACCATTGCCTCCCAAGAGACTGGAAAAGTCATCCCACCAATTACATGCAAACTTGATTCGACTCTTGCTAGTGTGATCCAGAGTCTTGCTTTGAAGTCAGTTCACAGGATTTATGTGGTAGCTGGGGAGGACGATGAAGTTATTGGCGTCATTACGCTTAGAGATGTGATTTCTTGCTTCATTTATGAGCCACCTAACCATTTTGATAACCACCTTGGGTTTGCAGTGAAGGAAATATTGAATCAGTGA
- the LOC142629295 gene encoding pentatricopeptide repeat-containing protein At2g02750: MTMKREIAKLVSDGFFKEAISLYSQCHSASFPPNKFTFPPLLKACAKLKSLPQGQILHTHLIKTGFSSHVYAATSLTDMYMKLHLLHDALKVFDEMPDRNPTSFNAVISGFLQNGYSREAFSVFKQVGFGTFRPNSDTISCFFSACESVQHGMEMHCLAIKLGVETQVYVATSIVTMYSNYEELVSATKVFEGTRNKSVVSYNAFISGFLQNGAPRLVLDVFKGMRECSVEVPNSVTFVLVLSACASLRYLRFGRQVHGLIMKTAKEFNATLATALVDMYSKCGCWHLAFDAFKELDGIRNLITWNSMICGMMLNAQSENAVELFEQLECEGLVPDSATWNSMISGFSQLGKGVEAIKYFKRMLSAGIVPSLKSITSLLPACSDLSALQCGKQIHGHTIRTDISSDEFIATALIDMYMKCGYHDLARRIFGQFDRKPDDPAFWNAMISGFGRNGQNESAFEIFDWMQEEKVQPNAATFISVLSVCGHTGQVDKGWQVFRMMSKDYGLKPKPEHIGCMVDLLGRSGRLGEAQELIQELSQPSASVFASLLGACKYHLDSEVGEEMAMKLAELEPENPTPLVILSNIYAESGRWGDVERIRGIMNNKGIRKLPGSSLIGEI; the protein is encoded by the coding sequence ATGACTATGAAGCGCGAAATAGCAAAGCTAGTTTCTGATGGGTTCTTCAAAGAGGCCATTTCCTTATATTCTCAATGCCACTCAGCCTCATTCCCTCCTAACAAATTCACCTTCCCTCCACTCCTCAAAGCCTGTGCCAAGCTCAAATCACTTCCACAGGGCCAAATCCTCCATACCCATCTCATCAAAACCGGTTTTTCTTCACATGTTTACGCAGCCACTTCTCTCACTGATATGTACATGAAGCTGCATCTCTTACATGATGCACTCAAAGTGTTCGACGAAATGCCTGACAGAAACCCGACTTCATTCAATGCTGTAATTTCGGGGTTTTTGCAAAATGGGTATTCCAGAGAAGCATTCTCGGTGTTCAAACAAGTGGGGTTTGGAACTTTCAGGCCAAATTCGGATACtatatcttgtttcttttcGGCATGTGAAAGTGTTCAACATGGCATGGAAATGCATTGCTTGGCGATAAAGTTGGGGGTTGAGACACAGGTTTATGTTGCAACCTCAATTGTGACTATGTATTCAAATTACGAAGAGTTGGTTTCAGCTACAAAGGTGTTTGAGGGAACACGTAATAAGAGTGTAGTAAGCTATAATGCTTTTATTTCGGGGTTTTTGCAGAATGGTGCTCCGCGGTTGGTTTTGGATGTGTTTAAGGGCATGAGGGAATGTTCAGTTGAAGTACCGAATTCAGTTACTTTTGTTTTGGTTCTTTCTGCATGTGCTAGTCTTCGGTATCTTCGATTTGGTAGGCAAGTTCATGGACTCATCATGAAAACTGCAAAAGAATTCAATGCAACACTGGCAACTGCGTTGGTAGACATGTATTCCAAGTGTGGCTGTTGGCATTTAGCATTTGATGCATTCAAAGAGCTTGATGGAATCAGGAACTTAATAACATGGAATTCGATGATTTGTGGTATGATGTTGAATGCCCAGAGTGAGAATGCTGTTGAGCTGTTTGAACAGTTAGAATGTGAAGGATTGGTACCTGATTCAGCAACATGGAATTCAATGATTAGTGGGTTTTCACAACTAGGGAAAGGAGTTGAAGCTATTAAGTACTTCAAAAGAATGCTATCTGCTGGCATAGTCCCAAGTTTAAAGTCTATCACAAGCCTTTTACCAGCCTGTTCGGATTTGTCTGCTCTGCAGTGTGGAAAACAGATTCATGGGCATACAATTAGAACTGATATTAGTAGTGATGAGTTCATAGCCACTGCACTCATTGACATGTATATGAAATGTGGATATCATGATTTGGCACGAAGAATTTTTGGTCAGTTTGATAGAAAGCCTGATGATCCTGCATTCTGGAATGCAATGATATCTGGTTTTGGAAGAAATGGACAGAACGAATCTGCATTTGAAATATTTGACTGGATGCAAGAAGAAAAGGTACAACCAAATGCAGCAACTTTTATTAGCGTGTTATCTGTATGTGGTCACACCGGTCAGGTCGACAAAGGATGGCAAGTTTTTAGAATGATGAGTAAAGATTATGGCTTGAAACCAAAACCAGAGCACATTGGTTGTATGGTTGACCTTTTGGGTCGATCTGGGAGGTTGGGTGAAGCTCAAGAACTAATACAAGAATTATCACAGCCTTCTGCTTCTGTTTTTGCTTCTTTGCTTGGTGCTTGTAAGTATCATTTAGATTCTGAAGTTGGGGAAGAAATGGCTATGAAGCTTGCAGAATTAGAGCCAGAAAATCCAACTCCTTTGGTGATCCTGTCCAATATATATGCTGAATCTGGAAGATGGGGGGATGTCGAAAGGATTAGGGGGATAATGAACAACAAAGGAATAAGAAAACTCCCTGGCTCTAGCTTAATAGGAGAAATATGA